The sequence below is a genomic window from Mastacembelus armatus unplaced genomic scaffold, fMasArm1.2, whole genome shotgun sequence.
atttgtaaccagggctgaagaggtggggaccgcctgggagccagtcccaggtgaccctcatgttttctccaaccgcactgtagacacatatagcaaaaagttgaactggtgtacaatcacaacaaaagctaaacatctcagtgtaaaagaatgagtagaagtgttcactctaacaacagaggaagaagatcaattaaaggaaattccctcatatttatggtctacaggagcagTAGATGTAGGGAAAATCAAAGGAGcagaaccagttaaaatacaCCAAAAGCTACTTTCAGgccctttcaaagacaatatccactaaaacctgaggctgctgcaggaattaaaccagtatttgactcattactaaaagcatgcattatcagagatacctagagctccactggtaaCAGACCtacacaccctgctgaatgacaagcccagctcaaagtggtttactgtcattgatgtggcaaatgcatttttctctattgaagttgacaaacaatgataattctgatttgcatttgagttttcgggcaaaagatggacttggacgcggattccacagggttattgtgagtcttctaccatcttttcccaagtaatgtctgctaacttagctaagttttcaccccctgcaagaagtcaaatacgtatttgtatgtaaattaaattttgatatgctctgaaacacaagaacaatgcaaaacaaacaccatagctctgcttaagtttatagcagaacagagacacagagtaagagcaaactagttgtaaaaaaaaaaaacggttagttagatacctaggtcatgacctttcacagcaagggagagctctagactcagacagaaaagaagctatacttaaagtaccaaaacttcaaactaaaagacagattatgtttttcttaggtatgacaaacttctgcagagcatggataccaaactattcagagttgcctagtccattgttgaaactgatttatgacacacctatggcaacttatgataaaataaaatgactgaaattgcagaaaaacacctttgatggtcttaaaaagaccctgaccagcacctctgttttaggactgcctaactatgcaaactgttgattgtaaaaatggtcacatgacttcagtgctgacaaaacaggcctattgcttattattctgccccattggatccaatagcaatgcctgtgtgtatttaagctgttattgcagcctccatgacagtccaagcttcagcagacatcatgttgttccatcctctgacactaaaggttccacatgcagtctctgtcctgttgttgcaaaacaaggtagcatacatgtcaccagctaaacatctatcctgcatgactacattgctttcacagccacatctcactattgaacgatgtacaacctttaatcctactacattaatgcctatagctgaggatgaTGGGCCATGactgtattgctgaaactgagaatagagtgttgtccagggttgaccaaactgacacaccttataaagatgctgaaatgacaatgtttgtagatggatcctgtaaaaaaacagaaatcagattgatctaattctacaggagaTACTGctgtaacccttaaagatgttttaaagctgcatcactaccatctcatttatcattgcaggcagtgagatGTATTACCTTAACAGAACCTTCTATATTAGGAAAAGGagaagtagttaatatctacactgatagcaattatggattttcaactgtacatgtgtttgctcagcagtggaagaacagaggaatgattacatcatttggtaagcccatcacacacaaagactttattttacagctgttagatgctgtgcagctgcctaaagaggttgctaattgtaagtgtGACATAAATGTGAGGACTagatatgatttcttttggtaattgtaaagctgacgaagttgctaaatcagtagcacagaaaccactgcctttacaagctacagttacagttgaacctcctgatgagcagatacttaaagacatgcagaacagtgaaccttagaaatgaaaagactcatgagtaacaacaaaaacaaagggaaaagagtgtaaattatgtaaagatgaaaagtagtgttagctaaaagtttatttagatatgaagctgtactgacgcatgctaatgtgcatacgtcagcaggagggatggtagattagtaaagatagtgtttacaacatatggttttacaaactactctaaaaaaaaaaaaattattaacaatgtgaaatatgtgaaaaaataatccacagggacagactGTGACCTGAAATAGTGGAAggtttccactacctgaatattctttcaacacatttgcatggattttattgaactaaataactgtgagggaaagaaatactgtttagtgatcattgatgcattaactaaatggactgaagtgtttccagcaaggcatcctgatgcactaacagtagctaaaacactgacaactactattattcccagatttggaattccagagaaagtctattgtaataatgacacatattttgaaaaccattaaggaggatgctcacatgactgagaccactgctgattacatggcaaaaatgttgaataataaaaatgttgtcaatgttgtattaatgcacaacagtagggtcctgagcctgaacctgactctagagtgaaaccaggagactgggtctttgtaaaaatgatcaagaggaagtattggttttctctgtgcaggGAGGATCTTACCAAGTACTGTAGTCTAtactcatggttgtgagaattgttgaaagaccttcctggattcatttaacacactgtaaagaggtaaaagtactctctgagtaattctgtcaaaccagcagggactcactctaaactccaactaacctgtggtgaagtctggctacaaaggggggtgggaccaatagggaccactcgtctcaaaccagtgaagaagcCAACCACACgcaggggaattaggtgagtgaggagtagagtgacctggggagaagactgctcagaagtacattttgccatggagggtccaatatattGGCCCTGGCACCCCTTTCGACTATTTTGTcgggtgacactgacaataagcatattgactgtcatatcgctgaccacagttatgttgattttgtttctctttgagaagggtttgcaacagccggagagcgctactaactccactgagataagacctggtatcttttcctcccttgagaaggaattgctacagtcaggtaatgccatgaacaacaccaaaaccaaacctaggccaaagagagctaatgatgtgcccacttttatcttttgggccaatgagactcaaactgcccagtttgatttttgtaaagtagttaactgtggtaatgtgtgacaggaacagctgacatgagcagacaaatatatttatgtcactaaaatatgtaggttacactgataagacttgatccacacaatgatccaacaggcttgaattgcacactgcagctgtttacttccacctgccctccagccactaaacaatgtctttgcattatttgatgccacctattcctgctcttactatacctttctttacaccttatagtactaattatacctgtttttgagaaattccacttcagggagaaaggttggtgatctccactggtgcagctctaccaccaatgtgaccactcctggggcagactatgacccttcctggttcacggaccatgttactgcacgtgctgacctgtggtggtattgtgggggaaaccaattgagaccagtgctcccacctgactggcagggaacctgtgctcttatacaattggtgatgccattttatgtgttgccactgtctggttcttccctagacagcccacactgtgtaaaaagagacactgcagcagttttgataacagagtatatattgatgccATCAGAGCCCAGAGGAGTTCCTGACGAgtataaagctagaaaccaagttgcagcagggtttgaatcttttctgttttggtgggcaaccatttataaaatgttgattggataaattatttgtattataaccagcagagattcattaactacactagagatgctgtcagaggtttagaagagcagttaggtaaaactagtctaaTGATCAGACAGAACCAAATGGCGTTGGACCGgttactggctaaggagggaggtgtttgtaaaatgtttggatctacctgttgtacctttattcctaacaacacttccccagatggatctgtcactcaaGCTTTAgaaggactccaagccttatctgaggagctcgctgagaatgctggtattgacaacaacttcacttcttggctggagggaatgtttggtaaatggagcggtctgatccagtccatattcatctcaatggctgtgatgactgctattttggttacctgtggttgctgttgcattcatgtattagaggcctttgctaacgccttattgatacagcaataacaaacaaatgtatcagtccatttcacaggatgaccaggaccctgaaactcctccagagccaatgaaggaagacctgactgtCTTTTACCcactatgataaatttgtcttaacttctgaactgtaaggcatgaatgactccaacattgaaaattcctacaggaagtgatgttgtgatgactgtttgcccataaagacagaaagttatgacatttatttctcacttctacaagttatatttagcatgctaatcattttagatttgtgattgtgatcttgtttgtttgtttgtttgatcatagttatgattttactgtttttcctataatagtaataattgtcatctttctgtgtgttttaccagaataataatcattaatgatctgctaaacattttcatataatagTTATGCTAAccataaacaggagggatgtgttagagaaattaaaatgtttaccctcctgtgacctaatccaccttactttagtataactgaaacacttctgaatggggcctattgtgtattgtggaaatataattgttgctctcagtgactatttgataagggcccagatgtctttctgtgagaaatcccctcccttttgtagttccatgaaaactgatgtgttaggctgcaagcagccagtgatcctcatgctgtaccaaggtgctgtgtgactgttactccttgcaagtaaaacctctatataatcttaccgaagttcgtcctctgagtttatttgttaaaagaatttacctaacactttccgtacccactgtatgtcattGTCTGCTGTTAGTGATTTTTCCATGCTATGACAAGCGCTTCTGAAGCAGTTCCTGGTTCTAAAAGATGTATCTTCTCCAAAACTGGAGGTCTGAATCGAACATTAAGAAAGCTCAATTTGGTCCTGTTAGGCACTCAGAATTTATTCTAGTAACCACAATGAGGTGTTATTCATTTAAGAGACAGAGAACCTTGATCTGTATATCTGGAGAGTAGTGTGAGTGATAGCCCAATTAACaagataaaatgaatgaatatgattGCATATACTAAATTAAATTAGTTACTGTTCAcctctgtatttatgtttttacagacTCTGACACTGACAGACTGACTCACCTTACTATTTTATTCTTACATACATGTAGCCTACATACTGCTGTAGCATCTGAATTTCCCTGGCAGAAGAACAAAAAAGTGttctaatataatataatgttacTAGTCATCTTATAGTAATGTagttttttattgtgttgttattGTATTGAATGGATACAAATAATGGGAACACACTTTAGTATCGCAATGATTAAATGTAGGGAATGCATTTTATCATGCAGTTTAAAAGCTAAAGAAAACAGTGTCAGCTGACACTCTACGTAAAGATTTTactcaaacacatttcagtgtcTTATACATTAATGGATTTGGTGTGTGTTGCACTTTCTATAGTTCATGGCCAGTTGCAGCACTTGCAGGAGTCCCAGTAGATGAGGCCGGGCTGGCAGCGGTGCAGGTATGTCTTTCCTTGGAAGCATTGGAAGTAAGTATTCTTATCTTCTGGGTTCTCATACAGGCCATCAGGGCGGTCATGGCAGAAATCTGCCATGGGGTCCCTCGTAGTGGTAGGTGCTCGGGTGGTGGTGGGCTTTGGAGGGAAGCCTACAGAATCAGATATGGAGAAATATATCTTATGAACACAATAAACAAAGGCTATGCATTGCACTGCTAAGACTATGAACTGCAACAAAATTCAGCAAAAGGTCAGGAAAAAAATTTTGAGGTCTTTACAGTACTTACCCATGGACATCCTGAGATGGTTGATAAGAGGATATGGTCCATCTGAGCAGAAATATCCACCAAAGTCATCCATGTCTAGAGTCCACACATGAGCACCTCCCAGGTTATTGGCGTTCATCCACTGGACCTACAGGATGATCATATCAGTGATAAAGATGATTACCATACTAACAGTAAAATACCTGCAAAATAGACCTAGAAAAATTCTTGTTAGAGTGCTTGTTATTGTTGCTTAATGACATTCTTACAACAGCAGGCAGTATTGGTGCTCCTACTTACCTTGGAAGAATAGCTGCGCTTGTCATCAAAGCCCACCCAGGAACTGCCATAGGTGGCGTATGGAACCTCTTGTTCAGAGATCCATTCAATAGTTGCACTGCCAATGAAGTGACAGATCTTGtagcacagaaacaaaatttaGATGACTGCAAATCATGTTAAGATACAACAGTGTTGAACTGAAATGCTGTGGTATTAAGAACAAGCAAGGATGTCTGGTccacaaaattaaaattttacacatcaacaaacacataTGTATCCATCACTGAGGAGTTTTTGACAAACAAACTTAGCTCAGAGGTGACTCAATGTGCTGTACCTCATAGTAGGCCCAGAAGCCAGAAGTGCGTGTGTAGGGTCCAGCATCTGCAGGCCCATTAGCTGGTGCTCCCAGGCTATCAGCAGCACTGCTGAGGCGGTAGGTTCGTCCATAGGTGGGGAAACCCAGCAAAAGCTTTTCCACTGGTGCTCCCAGAGCCAGCCAGTGGGCTACAGAAGAGTTctaatgaaaaagacaaaggaCATGAATAGAACAATATAAATCTCAATATATTATTGTCATTAAGTCTCATGTCTACCAGTGATGTAAAACCTGATCCAATTGTGAATCAACAACCAGCTTTAGAACATTTAGCTCATTCTTTCAAAGATTAACAAGGCAGGCATACCTAAACAACTAACAACTAACTAAACAAGCACTAAAAGGGGAGTGAATATTGGACCTAATGGATATAAATGTGGATAGATGCTGGAATGCTGGATAGAATGCTATATAAACAGActgttaataaaaatatgaatgtgagTATAATGAATGTTAGATTAAGTCTCACTCATAGTTTTTGTAAGatctcctgtgttttttctgtcttacGATATTGTGATGAATGTGCGAGCCAGAGTCCACAGAGCTGCGATATAGTGGGCTATTGTGTCCAGTATATGCCTCCCAGTGTCCATGGTAGTCATAGGTCATGATGTTAATGAAGTCCAAGTGACTGTTGATTTTGAAAGGTTTTTAGATTAGCAGTTAAAGTTTCAGTATTGGTGAGATATAttaatacagtacatacaaactct
It includes:
- the LOC113146386 gene encoding acidic mammalian chitinase-like translates to MVARPESRATFIRSAINFLRTNNFDGLNLDWEYPAHSGSQQEDRERFTLLIEELSKAFADDARDNRKTRLLLSANVAAIRPTIDRAYEVNKISLHLDFINIMTYDYHGHWEAYTGHNSPLYRSSVDSGSHIHHNINSSVAHWLALGAPVEKLLLGFPTYGRTYRLSSAADSLGAPANGPADAGPYTRTSGFWAYYEICHFIGSATIEWISEQEVPYATYGSSWVGFDDKRSYSSKVQWMNANNLGGAHVWTLDMDDFGGYFCSDGPYPLINHLRMSMGFPPKPTTTRAPTTTRDPMADFCHDRPDGLYENPEDKNTYFQCFQGKTYLHRCQPGLIYWDSCKCCNWP